In Granulicella mallensis MP5ACTX8, the sequence CGAGAGTGCCTCTGCGATTGAGTTCGCCACGATGGGTGGCCGTCTCAAATTCTACGGCGATACATGCATTGCTCTTACAGGCGCCGATATGGGGGCAAAGCTCAATGGAGCGTTGATACCGCTGTGGACGGCTGTTGAGGTCAAGGCGGGTAGCGTGCTGTCCCTTGGTGCTGCGTCGAAAGAAGGTACTCGTACTTATCTGGCGGTTCAGGGAAGCTTCGATACACAGCCTTATCTTGGAAGCCGCAGCACCTTCGTGCTGGGTGGATTTGGTGGACATGCTGGAAGAGGATTACGCGCTGGGGATGTTCTCCATATCGGCCAACAGGATTTAGCGCTTGAGACGGCAGCGGTGTTGCCCTCTGCGCTTGTGCCAGCGCTCACGCACACTTGGACCATCGGCGTTCTCTTCGGCCCTCATACGGCGCCGGAGTTCTTTACCGAAGAAGATATCGAGATGCTCTTCTCGACGCAGTGGAAGGTGCATTACCAGAGCGATCGTACTGGGGTGAGGCTGGTTGGACCGAAGCCCAAATGGGCGCGGCCAGACGGTGGAGAAGCCGGATTGCATCCCTCCAATATTCACGACAATGCCTATGCCATCGGCACGATCGACTTCACAGGCGACATGCCAATCCTGCTCGGGCCCGACGGTCCCAGCCTGGGAGGATTTGTTTGCCCTGCCACGATCGTGCAGGCCGAGCTATGGAAGCTCGGGCAGCTCAAGGCCGGTGATCTCGTTCAGTTCTACCGCGTCAATCTTGCTCAGGCTGAAGCGATGGAGAAAGAACAGGATAAGTTCCTCCAGAACTTTGGCAGTCCCTTGGCCGCACTCCCTGAAGCTCCTACGCTTGAACCGGCTATATTGAAGCGAATTACAGACCGTGCCCAGTCCATGACCTTTCGTGCGGACGGCGATAAGTATCTCCTCGTGGAGTATGGAGAGTTACAACTTGATCTGAACCTGCGATTCCGGGTTCATATCCTCGAGCAGAATCTGCGTGCTGCGAATATTCCGGGCATCATCGATATCACTCCGGGAATTCGTTCGCTGCATATCCACTACGACAGCCGCAAGCTTGCCCGGCAGAAGTTGATCGATGCCTTGGACGAGATTGATCGCACTATGCCGGAGCTTACGGACATCACAGTTCCGTCGCGCATCGTGCACCTGCCGCTGTCGTGGGACGATCCGCAGGCGAAGCTCGCTCAGCAGAAATATATGCAGGCCGTGCGACCTGATGCTCCTTGGTGCCCCTCGAATATCGAGTTTATTCGGCGCATCAACGGGCTGGATTCCATTGATGATGTCTATCGCATTGTGCATGAGGCTAGTTACTTAGTGCTCGGGCTGGGCGATGTTTATCTCGGGGCTCCGGTGGCGACGCCGATCGATCCTCGCCATCGCCTCGTCACCACGAAGTACAACCCTGCACGCACGTGGACTCCGGAGAATGCTGTTGGCATCGGTGGAGCCTACATGTGCGTCTACGGAATGGAAGGCCCCGGCGGATATCAGCTTGTCGGCCGCACCATCCAGGTGTGGAACACCTGGAAGTCGACGCCTGCCTTTGCCGAGGGCATTCCCTGGTCGCTACGCTTCTTCGACCAGATTCGTTTCTATCCGGTTTCCGCGGAAGAGTTGCTTGATGCTCGGGAACGCTTTCCGCATGGCGGTTACGAACTGAAGGTCGAGGAGACTACCTTCAACCTCGCGGAATATCAGCGTTTTCTGGACTCCATCAGCGTTGAAGCCGCTGCGTTCAAACGGCATCAGAAGGAGTCCTTCGATGCCGAGCGGGAGCGCTGGCGTGCTGCCGGATTGCTGACGGTCGTTGAACCGCCTGAGGTTCCTCAGGAGACGGAAAGTGCCACGGTCGCAGAAGGTTGCGAGGGTGTCTCTTCTCCGCTGACTGCAAGCGTTTTCCAGATTGCAGTCAAGCCGGGACAGGTAGTTGCAGAGGATGAGAAGTTGATCGTCCTCGATGCCATGAAGACCGAGATTGCGATCTCCTCGCCTATCAGCGGCACCGTCGAGGAGATCCATTGTGAACTCGGGGCCATCGTCAACGGTGGACAGTTACTCGTTTCCATTCGTCCCTCTTAACGCGGGCCAGCCTAGAAAACGATGTAGTGAAAGGCAACAACGATTATGGATATTACATCGATCCACAAAGCCTATGCCTCCGGCCAGGTGACTCCTGAAGCTGTGGTCAACGAGATCTACGACCGCATCGATGCGGAAGGATTGCAGCCTGTGTGGATTGCGCTTGTTCCTCGCGAGAAGGCCTTGGAGCAAGCAAGGAAACTGCAATCCGCAGTACAGGCGGATCTTCCCCTTTATGGAATTCCTTTCGCGGTGAAAGACAATATCGACGTTGCCGGTATTCCTACTACGGCAGCGTGTCCGGAATATTCCTATACTCCGGAGCAGAACGCTACTGTCGTTACCCGGTTGGAAGCTGCGGGAGCCCTGCTGATCGGTAAGACCAACATGGACCAGTTCGCAACGGGACTCGTTGGTACGAGAACTCCGTACGGAATCTGCTCTAGCGTCTTCGACAAGAGATATATCTCGGGTGGCTCCAGCTCTGGTTCGGCTGTCTCGGTTGCCAGCGGTCTGGTGAGCTTCTCGTTAGGTACGGATACTGCTGGCTCGGGCCGAGTTCCCGCGATGTTCAATAACCTGATCGGACTGAAGCCGACACGTGGGGTCTTGAGTACTCACGGTGTGGTGCCTGCATGCCGTACGCTGGATTGCGTGTCGATCTTTGCGGAGACTTCATCCGATGCTTCGGTGGTACTGAGTGCAGCACGAGGACTCGATGGCCAGGACCCTTACTCCCGTGTTCCTGCAATTGGTGCCGGAGCTGCTCCTTGGATTGCCGCACCGAGCTTTCGCTTTGGTGTCCCTGTGGCTGGCACGTTGGAGTTCTACGGGGACTCACACAATCCCGCGCTCTATCAGGCTGCGGTAGAAAAACTCGTGGCGCTGGGTGGACAGCCCGTCGAATTTGACCTCGCGCCTTTTCTGGCAACGGCACAGTTGCTCTATAAAGGGCCCTGGGTTGCAGAGCGTTATGCGGCGATAGAGTCGTTCGTTGAGCAGCACGTTGAGGCGATGGACCCGACGGTTGCGAAGATCATTCGGGGGGCGGCTAAT encodes:
- the atzF gene encoding allophanate hydrolase, with translation MDITSIHKAYASGQVTPEAVVNEIYDRIDAEGLQPVWIALVPREKALEQARKLQSAVQADLPLYGIPFAVKDNIDVAGIPTTAACPEYSYTPEQNATVVTRLEAAGALLIGKTNMDQFATGLVGTRTPYGICSSVFDKRYISGGSSSGSAVSVASGLVSFSLGTDTAGSGRVPAMFNNLIGLKPTRGVLSTHGVVPACRTLDCVSIFAETSSDASVVLSAARGLDGQDPYSRVPAIGAGAAPWIAAPSFRFGVPVAGTLEFYGDSHNPALYQAAVEKLVALGGQPVEFDLAPFLATAQLLYKGPWVAERYAAIESFVEQHVEAMDPTVAKIIRGAANYSAVDTFKAAYKLEELRRQTARVWNSIDVMVLPTAPRTYTIEEIGEAPIERNSHLGQYTNFVNLLDLSAVALPAGFRPDGLPFGVSLIGQAFQETALLVLADRLHRGLGATLGGSDRKLAETPALVAATPPPGCLLMAVVGAHLTGQPLNWQLTERKGSLIRTCRTSPDYKFYALKGTVPPKPGLVRVPGFEGPGIEVEVWALPEDTVGSFVDGVPQPLSIGTLRLEDGSLVKGFLVEPAATEDAIEITQLGGWRKYRESLK
- the uca gene encoding urea carboxylase; this translates as MFRKVLIANRGAIACRIERTLHRLGVGSVAVYSTADKNSLHVLQADEAVLIGEAPAASSYLSFDAIFAAAAQTGAEAIHPGYGFLSENIQFARECAARGITFIGPAPEHIEAFALKHTARATAKTCGVPLLPGTGLLSSLEDALAQAELLKYPVMLKSSGGGGGIGMRVCHSAEQLGEAYESVLRLSRANFGDSGVYLEKFVSRARHIEVQIFGDGKGNVLALGERDCSAQRRHQKVLEETPAPGLTEATREQLRSAAILLAKAVNYASAGTVEFIYDDDTNEFYFLEVNTRLQVEHGVTEEVTGIDLVEWMVRQASGDMPPLDSFTIKPAGASIEARVYAEDPAHNFQPTPGKLTLVKFPDASLARVETWIESGTTITSFYDPMIAKIIVHGKDREEALQKLSAALSATAIDGTETNLRYLREVIQTPEFVSGKITTSFLGTFAFARHAVEVLEGGTQTTIQDYPGRIGYWNIGVPPSGPMDHLSFRIANRLVGNPESASAIEFATMGGRLKFYGDTCIALTGADMGAKLNGALIPLWTAVEVKAGSVLSLGAASKEGTRTYLAVQGSFDTQPYLGSRSTFVLGGFGGHAGRGLRAGDVLHIGQQDLALETAAVLPSALVPALTHTWTIGVLFGPHTAPEFFTEEDIEMLFSTQWKVHYQSDRTGVRLVGPKPKWARPDGGEAGLHPSNIHDNAYAIGTIDFTGDMPILLGPDGPSLGGFVCPATIVQAELWKLGQLKAGDLVQFYRVNLAQAEAMEKEQDKFLQNFGSPLAALPEAPTLEPAILKRITDRAQSMTFRADGDKYLLVEYGELQLDLNLRFRVHILEQNLRAANIPGIIDITPGIRSLHIHYDSRKLARQKLIDALDEIDRTMPELTDITVPSRIVHLPLSWDDPQAKLAQQKYMQAVRPDAPWCPSNIEFIRRINGLDSIDDVYRIVHEASYLVLGLGDVYLGAPVATPIDPRHRLVTTKYNPARTWTPENAVGIGGAYMCVYGMEGPGGYQLVGRTIQVWNTWKSTPAFAEGIPWSLRFFDQIRFYPVSAEELLDARERFPHGGYELKVEETTFNLAEYQRFLDSISVEAAAFKRHQKESFDAERERWRAAGLLTVVEPPEVPQETESATVAEGCEGVSSPLTASVFQIAVKPGQVVAEDEKLIVLDAMKTEIAISSPISGTVEEIHCELGAIVNGGQLLVSIRPS